A genomic stretch from Fusobacterium sp. SYSU M8D902 includes:
- a CDS encoding ADP-ribosyltransferase: MSIQKNIEGIFKNWKQSLTSEEKNILCEYSKFLYEDVNLFLRDDILNSNDFGNSPDDFKIKENIDIIDNILNRFILDEEILVYRNEHHSISLEEMHEFLCGVDRIEYRNFVSTSFTKEASEQFLSILKNQYQNDIFLCIEGNINKGVPCGYLDKDISVMLGEEDEILMSRNIIFKIKQNSIIINNIDKTINIYGEFTKE, translated from the coding sequence GTGAGTATTCAAAAAAATATAGAAGGAATTTTTAAAAATTGGAAACAATCTCTTACATCTGAAGAAAAAAATATATTATGTGAATACTCAAAATTTTTATATGAAGATGTAAATCTATTTTTAAGAGATGATATTTTAAATAGCAATGATTTTGGAAATTCACCTGATGATTTTAAAATAAAAGAAAATATAGATATAATAGATAATATTTTAAATAGATTTATATTAGATGAAGAAATATTAGTTTATAGAAATGAACATCACAGCATTTCTTTAGAAGAAATGCATGAATTCCTTTGTGGAGTTGATAGAATAGAATATAGAAATTTTGTTTCAACATCTTTTACAAAAGAAGCATCAGAACAATTTCTTTCAATTTTAAAAAATCAATATCAAAATGATATTTTTTTATGTATAGAAGGAAATATAAATAAAGGAGTTCCTTGTGGATATTTAGATAAAGATATCTCTGTAATGCTTGGAGAAGAAGATGAGATTTTAATGAGTAGAAATATAATTTTTAAAATAAAACAAAATTCAATAATAATTAATAATATAGATAAAACTATTAATATTTATGGTGAATTTACAAAGGAGTGA